A segment of the Amycolatopsis thermophila genome:
GGTCGGTGGCGATCCGGATCAGGCGGACCAGCCGCTCCTGCGGGAAGTCGTCGCGGCTCTCGCCGCGCTCGGGGTGCAGGTCGACCGCGAACACGTAGCGGCCGGGGGTGTCGGTGTTGGTGAGCGCACCGGTGAACTCCTGGTTCTGCAGGTAGTACAGGTCGGTGACGTCGCGCTCGAGGTGGTCGCCGAGGTCGGCGTCGAACACGACCCCGATGGAGTGCGCGATCGCCCCGGGCCCGGTGGTCGGCACGCCGAGCGCCTCCCGGATGCGGCTCCGCCCGCCGTCCGCGGCGACCAGGTAGGACGCCCGCACGGTGGTCTCCTCCCCGCCGCTGCGCACGACTGCCGTCACCCCGTCGTCGTCCTGCTCGAACGACACCAGTTCGGTGGAGAACCGCACGTCCGCGCCGGCCTTGCGGGCGCGCTCGAGCAGGATCGGCTCGACGACGTCCTGCCCGGCCATGCCCCACGGCGCCGCGGTAGCCGGGCTGAGGTCGAACTCACCGAGGTCTTCGACGATCCGGTGGAACACCGGACCCTGCAGGCTCGAACTGACGGTGATGCGCAGGCCCTGCGAGGCGCGCTTGCTGACGCCCAGCACCTCGTGGTCGATCCCGGCGAACCGGTACAGCTCCATCGTGCGCGGCGTCTGACCGGACGCGCGCGGGTGCAGGGCCGTGCCCGGGTGCCGCTCCACGGTCAGCACCCGCACGCCCTCGATGGCCAGGAACATGCTCGCGGACAGGCCGCCGAGACCGGCGCCCACGACCAGAACGTCGACTCTTTCCATGATCTTCTCCCTTGTGGTGGAAATCCCCGTGGCCATGAATCTTAGACACTAAGAGATTTAGTTGACAAGAGAGATTGCTCCCATTGGGTGGGAACTGTTGGGGGCGCTGCGCCGATCTCGCTAGCTTCGGTTGCGGCGCCCGCCGGAAGACCCGCCCAGTACCGAGGAGAACGACGATGACCGAGTCGCAGGCCTGGTCCTTCGAGACCAAGCAGATCCACGCCGGCGCGAGCCCCGACCCGGCCACGGGTGCCCGCGCCACCCCGATCTACCAGACCACGTCGTACGTCTTCCGCGACAGCCAGCACGGCGCCGACCTGTTCAGCCTCGCCGAGCCCGGCAACATCTACACGCGGATCATGAACCCGACGACGGACGTGCTCGAGCAGCGCGTCGCGGCGCTGGAGGGCGGCGTGGCCGCGCTGGCGTTCGCGTCCGGCACGGCCGCCACCAACGCGGCGATCCTGAACGTGGCCAACGCCGGCGACCACATCGTGTCCAGCCCCAAGCTCTACGGCGGAACCTACAACCTGTTCCACTACACCCTGCCGAAGCTGGGCGTGCAGGTGTCCTTCGTCGAGGACCAGAACGACCTGGACGAGTGGCGCGCGGCGATCCGCCCGAACACCAAGGCCTTCTTCGGGGAGTCCCTGGCCAACCCGGGCAGCGACGTGCTCGACATCCGCGCGGTCGCCGATGTCGCGCACGAGGCCGGCCTGCCGTTGATCGTGGACAACACGATCCCGACCCCGTACCTGCTGCGCCCGATCGAGCACGGCGCCGACGTCGTCGTGCACTCGGCGACCAAGTACCTCGGCGGCCACGGCACCACCATCGCCGGTGTGCTGGTCGACGCCGGCACCTTCGACTTCGGCGCGTACCCGCAGCGCTTCCCCGGCTTCACCGAGCCGGACCCGAGCTACCACGGTCTCAAGTACTGGGAGGCGCTCGGCCCCGGCGCGTACGCCGCGAAGGCCCGCGTCCAGCTGCTGCGCGACACCGGCGCGGCGATCGCGCCGCTGAACAGCTTCCTCATCCTGCAGGGCATCGAGACGCTGTCGCTGCGCGTCGAGCGGCACGTGAGCAACGCCAGGGCGCTGGCCGAGTGGCTGGAGCAGCGCGACGAGGTCGAGCGCGTGTACTACGCGAGCCTGCCCTCCAGCCCGCACCACGAGCTGGCGCGCAAGTACCTGCCGCAGGGTGCCGGCGCGGTGCTGTCGTTCGACCTGCGCGGCGGTGTCGAGGCGGGGCGGAAGTTCGTCGACGGCACCGAGCTGCACAGCCAGCTGGTTAACATCGGTGACGTGCGCAGTCTCATCGTCCACCCCGCCAGCACCACCCACAGCCAGCTCACCCCCGAGGAGCAGCTGGCCAGCGGCGTGACGCCGGGCCTCGTGCGGCTCGCCGTCGGGCTCGAGGGCCTGGAGGACCTCAAGGCCGACCTGGAGGCCGGGTTCCGGGCCGCCAAGGCGGACCTGTGACCGATGCGTCCACTGTGGATCCCCCTCCGGCGACCGGTGCGTGGCGGGAGGGTGATCCACCGGGACGGCGGCGGTGGGCCGCCGGCGGGCGGTTGCGGCTGGACGCCGGCGGGACGCTGCCGGAGTACCGGATCGCGTACGAGACGTGGGGGCGGTTGAACTCCGACGCCTCCAACGCGGTCCTGATCGAGCACGCCCTCACCGGTGACAGTCACGCCGCCGGGGAGGCCGGGCCCGGGCACCCCACGCCCGGCTGGTGGGACGGCCTGATCGGGCCGGGGCGCGCGCTGGACACCGACGAGCTGTTCGTCGTGGTGCCCAACGTGCTCGGCGGGTGCCAGGGTTCGACCGGGCCGTCGTCGGCCGACCCGGACGGGCGGACGTGGGGCGGCCGGTTCCCGCGGATCACGATCCGCGACCAGGTCCGGGCCGAGGCCGTGGTCGCCGACGAGCTGGGTGTGTCGCGGTGGGCCGCGGTGCTCGGCGGGTCGATGGGCGGCATGCGGGCACTGGAGTGGGCGGTGACGTTTCCCGCGCGGGTGGCGGGGTTGCTGGTGCTGGCCGCCCCGGCGGCGTCGTCGGCCGACCAGATCGCCTGGGCCGCGCCGCAGCTGCACGCGATCACGTCCGACCCGGGCTGGCGCGGCGGCGACTACCACGACGCTCCGCCGGGCGCGGGGCCGCATCGCGGGCTCGGGGTGGCCCGTCGGATCGCGCACGTGACTTACCGCAGCTCGCTGGAGCTGGACCAGCGGTTCGGCCGGCAGCCGCAGGGTGCGGAGAACCCGCTGGACGGCGGCCGGTACGCGATCGAGTCCTATCTCGACCACCACGCGGACAAGCTGGTGCGCCGCTTCGACGCGGCGTCCTACGTGCTGCTCACGGAGTCGATGAACACGCACGACGTGGGCCGCGACCGCGGCGGGGTCGGCGCGGCGCTGGCGGGCGTGACCGCCCGGAGCATCATCGCGGGCGTGGACAGCGACCGCCTCTACCCGATGCGGCAGGCGCACGAACTGGCGGCGGGGATCCCGGGAGCGGGCGAGGCGGCGGAGATCAGTTCGCCGTACGGGCACGACTCGTTCCTCATCGAGACGGCGCAGGTGGCGGCGCTGGTGAAGGCCCTGCTCCACTAGGCCGCGTCTGGCAAAGCGTTTGTCCAGGTGATGACGTCGTGGAGGAGGACGGCGGCGCGGTAGACGGTGGCGGGTTTGTCGAACCGGGTGGCGATTCCTCGCCGTTGTGGATGGCCGCCCGGACCCCGCCCGTGGAGGTGGGTGCGGCTGGCGCGGGAGGAGTCGGCCTTGTCCCCGCGCACCCGGTCGGGGCCAGTCCGTGCTCGCCCGCCGCCCAGGCGGGGCACCCGCAGGTGGGCCAGTGCGCGGCCGCGCGATGGTGGAGCAGTCAGTACCACTTCTCGGCGCAGGTACGGCCGTCGTTGCCGTTGAAGACGCAGGGCTGCGCGACGAGGTCGTGTGCGGAGACCTGGAACTGCGCGTCGAACTCCTTCACGTAGCCGGACGGCTTGCCCTTCGTGGTGGCGACGTCCTGCGTGTAGGTCTGCTCGTGGCTGGGGATGAAGTCGTCGGGCGTGACGTACTGGATGCGGAACACCGCCTCGTGCTCGTCGGCCGCCGTGTCCTTCACCCAGCCCTT
Coding sequences within it:
- the rdmE gene encoding aklavinone 12-hydroxylase RdmE, whose protein sequence is MERVDVLVVGAGLGGLSASMFLAIEGVRVLTVERHPGTALHPRASGQTPRTMELYRFAGIDHEVLGVSKRASQGLRITVSSSLQGPVFHRIVEDLGEFDLSPATAAPWGMAGQDVVEPILLERARKAGADVRFSTELVSFEQDDDGVTAVVRSGGEETTVRASYLVAADGGRSRIREALGVPTTGPGAIAHSIGVVFDADLGDHLERDVTDLYYLQNQEFTGALTNTDTPGRYVFAVDLHPERGESRDDFPQERLVRLIRIATDLPGLQPEIRWTGAWEMAARIAERFSVGRVFLVGDAAKVTPPTGGMGGNTAVGDGHDIAWKIAAVVRGDAGPGLLDSYEAERKPIAEMVVGTSLHNAKERMFPDLDLSGAPEPVDQVALTLGFRYRSGAVLADDDDRLENPVEPSGRPGFRAPHLPTATGSTWDFLGHGWVLFGTAGWREPAEAVRAETGIALAYRERGTDFDDPGDVFGLGDGGASLVRPDGIVAWRAGEVADPAGTLWDVLARVLSR
- a CDS encoding bifunctional o-acetylhomoserine/o-acetylserine sulfhydrylase, translated to MTESQAWSFETKQIHAGASPDPATGARATPIYQTTSYVFRDSQHGADLFSLAEPGNIYTRIMNPTTDVLEQRVAALEGGVAALAFASGTAATNAAILNVANAGDHIVSSPKLYGGTYNLFHYTLPKLGVQVSFVEDQNDLDEWRAAIRPNTKAFFGESLANPGSDVLDIRAVADVAHEAGLPLIVDNTIPTPYLLRPIEHGADVVVHSATKYLGGHGTTIAGVLVDAGTFDFGAYPQRFPGFTEPDPSYHGLKYWEALGPGAYAAKARVQLLRDTGAAIAPLNSFLILQGIETLSLRVERHVSNARALAEWLEQRDEVERVYYASLPSSPHHELARKYLPQGAGAVLSFDLRGGVEAGRKFVDGTELHSQLVNIGDVRSLIVHPASTTHSQLTPEEQLASGVTPGLVRLAVGLEGLEDLKADLEAGFRAAKADL
- the metX gene encoding homoserine O-acetyltransferase MetX, giving the protein MDPPPATGAWREGDPPGRRRWAAGGRLRLDAGGTLPEYRIAYETWGRLNSDASNAVLIEHALTGDSHAAGEAGPGHPTPGWWDGLIGPGRALDTDELFVVVPNVLGGCQGSTGPSSADPDGRTWGGRFPRITIRDQVRAEAVVADELGVSRWAAVLGGSMGGMRALEWAVTFPARVAGLLVLAAPAASSADQIAWAAPQLHAITSDPGWRGGDYHDAPPGAGPHRGLGVARRIAHVTYRSSLELDQRFGRQPQGAENPLDGGRYAIESYLDHHADKLVRRFDAASYVLLTESMNTHDVGRDRGGVGAALAGVTARSIIAGVDSDRLYPMRQAHELAAGIPGAGEAAEISSPYGHDSFLIETAQVAALVKALLH